One Fusobacterium ulcerans DNA segment encodes these proteins:
- a CDS encoding YfcE family phosphodiesterase, with protein sequence MKILVISDSHGRLEKLISVYEREKPDMVICAGDFSDDAEELSYVFPENIYHIVKGNCDYYDMQRSDEMILELGGHKVFLAHGHHYRVKLEYETIEKRGRELGCDVVIFGHTHRPYLEKKKGITLFNPGAVLGNDYGIIKINKESIDFLLKRI encoded by the coding sequence ATGAAAATATTGGTTATATCAGATTCACATGGTAGACTGGAAAAGTTGATTTCTGTATATGAGAGAGAAAAGCCTGATATGGTAATATGTGCAGGAGATTTTAGTGATGATGCAGAGGAACTTTCTTATGTTTTTCCAGAAAATATTTATCATATAGTTAAAGGAAACTGCGACTATTATGATATGCAAAGAAGTGATGAGATGATTCTTGAGCTAGGGGGACATAAAGTCTTTCTAGCTCATGGTCATCATTACAGGGTAAAACTTGAATATGAGACAATAGAAAAAAGAGGAAGAGAATTGGGATGTGATGTGGTTATATTTGGCCATACTCATAGGCCATATCTTGAAAAGAAGAAAGGTATAACCCTATTTAATCCAGGGGCTGTACTGGGAAATGATTATGGAATAATAAAAATAAATAAAGAAAGTATTGATTTTCTTCTAAAAAGAATTTAA
- the gyrA gene encoding DNA gyrase subunit A, with protein sequence MSNVNNRYIEDEMKESYLDYSMSVIVSRALPDVRDGMKPVHRRILFAMSELGMTYDKAYKKSARIVGEVLGKYHPHGDSAVYGTMVRMAQDFNYRYLLVDGHGNFGSIDGDSAAAMRYTEARMAKISNELIDDIDKNTIDFRKNFDDSLDEPTVLPAKLPNLLLNGATGIAVGMATNIPPHNLGELIDGILALIDNPELTPLDLMEYIKGPDFPTGGIIDGQKGIRDAYMTGRGKVRVRGKVEIEEQKNGKASIIIKEIPYQLNKSTLIERIADLVKDKRVTGITDLRDESDRHGIRVVIEVKKGEEPELILNKLYKYTELQNTFGIIMLALVNNAPRVLNLKEILHEYIKHRFEVVTRRTKFDLDKAEKRAHILQGYRIALDNIDRIIEIIRGSSDGNQARELLIEKYAFSDVQARAILDMKLQRLTGLERGKIDAEYEEIEKYIAELREILSHDSKIYEIIKEELLYLKEKYNDNRRTLIENERMEILPEDLIKDENVILTLTNKGYVKRMEVSKYKAQKRGGKGVASQNTIEDDFVESIESASNLDTLMIFTNQGRVFNIKVYEIPETSKQSRGKLMSNIIRTREDEKIRAVIKTRDFSKENEVVFVTKEGLIKKTNLDEFKNINNSGLKAIKLKEEDDIIYVGLIEKIDQEQVFIATKQGYSIRFNSDNVRPTGRDTMGVKSITLRPGDSIVSALLIKDEEGSILTVTENGYGKRTRIDEYPLQARSGKGVINIRCNAKTGAVVSVLPVTEGEELMAITSSGIVIRMPLDTIALYGRATQGVIIMKVDGAEKVVSITRVKSEEEEEISELNSIEDETNIEEVEIVETKED encoded by the coding sequence ATGTCAAATGTTAATAATAGATATATAGAAGATGAGATGAAAGAATCATATCTCGACTATTCCATGAGTGTAATTGTCAGCAGAGCACTTCCAGATGTAAGAGATGGAATGAAACCAGTTCATAGAAGAATACTTTTTGCTATGAGTGAACTTGGAATGACCTATGATAAAGCATATAAAAAATCTGCTAGAATCGTTGGAGAAGTTCTAGGTAAGTACCATCCACATGGAGACTCAGCAGTATATGGAACAATGGTAAGAATGGCTCAAGATTTTAACTACAGATATTTACTTGTAGATGGTCACGGAAACTTTGGATCAATAGATGGAGATTCCGCAGCAGCTATGAGATATACAGAAGCAAGAATGGCAAAAATCAGTAATGAGCTTATAGATGATATTGATAAGAATACTATTGATTTTAGAAAAAACTTTGATGATTCATTAGATGAGCCAACAGTTCTTCCGGCAAAACTGCCAAATTTACTTCTTAATGGTGCAACAGGAATTGCGGTAGGAATGGCTACCAATATTCCTCCACATAATCTTGGGGAACTTATAGATGGAATACTTGCTCTTATAGATAATCCTGAACTTACACCTTTAGATTTAATGGAGTATATAAAAGGGCCAGATTTTCCAACTGGAGGTATAATCGATGGTCAAAAGGGTATCAGAGATGCCTATATGACAGGAAGAGGTAAGGTAAGAGTAAGAGGTAAAGTAGAGATAGAAGAACAGAAAAATGGAAAAGCTTCTATTATAATCAAAGAAATTCCATATCAGTTGAATAAATCTACTCTTATAGAAAGAATAGCTGATCTTGTAAAAGATAAAAGAGTAACTGGAATAACAGATTTGAGAGATGAATCTGACAGACATGGAATCAGAGTGGTTATAGAAGTCAAAAAAGGCGAAGAACCAGAGCTTATACTAAATAAATTATATAAATATACAGAACTTCAAAATACATTTGGTATAATTATGCTGGCTCTTGTAAATAATGCACCAAGAGTACTTAACCTAAAAGAAATACTTCATGAATATATAAAACATAGATTTGAAGTAGTAACTAGAAGAACTAAATTTGATTTGGATAAAGCTGAAAAAAGAGCACATATATTACAAGGTTATAGAATAGCTCTTGATAATATTGACAGAATAATTGAAATCATCAGAGGATCATCAGATGGAAATCAGGCAAGAGAACTTTTAATAGAAAAATATGCTTTCTCAGATGTTCAAGCCAGAGCTATACTAGATATGAAACTACAAAGACTTACAGGTTTGGAAAGAGGAAAAATTGATGCTGAATATGAAGAAATTGAAAAATATATAGCAGAATTGAGAGAGATACTTTCTCATGATTCTAAGATATATGAAATAATTAAAGAAGAACTTCTTTATCTAAAAGAAAAATATAATGATAACAGAAGAACTCTTATTGAAAATGAGAGAATGGAAATACTCCCAGAAGATCTTATAAAAGACGAAAATGTAATACTTACTCTTACTAATAAAGGATATGTAAAGAGAATGGAAGTAAGTAAATATAAAGCTCAAAAAAGGGGAGGAAAAGGGGTAGCAAGCCAAAATACCATAGAAGATGACTTTGTTGAAAGTATAGAATCAGCTTCTAATTTAGATACCCTTATGATATTTACAAATCAAGGAAGAGTATTTAATATAAAAGTTTATGAGATTCCAGAGACTTCTAAACAGTCAAGAGGAAAACTTATGAGCAATATTATCAGAACAAGAGAAGATGAAAAGATAAGAGCTGTCATTAAAACAAGAGATTTCTCTAAAGAAAATGAAGTTGTATTTGTTACTAAAGAAGGACTAATTAAGAAGACTAATCTAGATGAATTTAAAAATATTAATAATTCTGGATTAAAAGCTATCAAATTAAAAGAAGAAGATGATATAATATATGTAGGACTAATAGAGAAGATTGATCAGGAGCAGGTATTTATTGCTACAAAACAAGGATATTCTATTAGATTCAATAGCGATAATGTAAGACCTACAGGAAGAGATACTATGGGAGTTAAATCAATAACTTTAAGACCAGGAGACTCAATTGTATCAGCACTTTTAATTAAAGATGAAGAAGGAAGTATTCTTACAGTAACAGAAAATGGATATGGAAAGAGAACAAGAATAGATGAATATCCATTACAAGCAAGATCAGGTAAGGGAGTAATAAATATAAGATGTAATGCTAAAACAGGAGCAGTTGTATCAGTGCTTCCAGTAACTGAAGGTGAAGAGTTAATGGCTATTACATCATCAGGTATAGTTATAAGAATGCCTCTTGATACCATTGCGCTTTATGGAAGAGCTACTCAGGGAGTAATCATAATGAAAGTTGATGGAGCTGAAAAAGTAGTATCAATAACTAGAGTAAAATCTGAAGAAGAAGAAGAAATATCAGAGCTTAATTCTATTGAAGATGAAACTAACATAGAAGAAGTGGAAATAGTTGAAACAAAGGAAGACTAA
- the pheS gene encoding phenylalanine--tRNA ligase subunit alpha: MKEKVAQLKEQAQSSIESAASLQELEEIRVSLLGKKGELTEISKGMKTLSPEERSVIGQLVNETREFISQILDEKNNQLKEKEKRARLEQEILDITLPGEEVELGTTHPITETMNFMKDIFIEMGFDVADGPEIEKVEYNFDALNIPETHPSRDITDTFYISDNVVLRTQTSPVQVRYMLEHKPPFRMICPGKVYRPDYDVSHTPMFHQMEGLMIGENISFANLKGILTHFVKKVFGETEVRFRPHFFPFTEPSAEMDVQCAVCKGKGCRVCKDSGWLEIMGCGMVDPEVLKAVGYDPNEVSGFAFGVGIERVTMLRHGIDDLRAFFENDIRFLKQFK, from the coding sequence ATGAAGGAAAAGGTAGCACAATTAAAGGAACAAGCACAATCTAGCATAGAAAGCGCTGCTTCTTTACAAGAACTTGAAGAGATAAGAGTCAGCCTGCTAGGAAAAAAAGGGGAACTAACAGAGATTTCTAAAGGAATGAAAACTCTTTCTCCAGAAGAAAGATCTGTTATTGGTCAGTTGGTAAATGAAACTAGAGAATTTATCAGCCAAATACTAGATGAAAAAAATAACCAACTAAAAGAAAAAGAAAAAAGAGCAAGACTAGAGCAGGAAATTCTTGATATTACTCTTCCAGGAGAAGAGGTTGAATTAGGAACAACTCATCCTATCACAGAAACAATGAATTTTATGAAAGATATATTTATTGAAATGGGATTTGATGTTGCTGATGGACCAGAAATAGAAAAAGTTGAATATAACTTTGATGCTTTAAATATTCCAGAAACACATCCATCAAGAGACATAACAGATACTTTTTATATTTCTGATAATGTAGTATTGAGAACACAGACATCGCCAGTACAAGTAAGATATATGCTTGAACACAAACCACCTTTCAGAATGATATGTCCTGGAAAAGTTTATAGACCTGACTATGATGTATCTCATACACCAATGTTCCACCAAATGGAAGGATTGATGATAGGTGAAAATATTTCTTTTGCTAATCTTAAAGGAATATTGACTCATTTTGTTAAAAAAGTCTTTGGTGAAACAGAAGTAAGATTCAGACCTCACTTCTTTCCATTTACAGAGCCAAGTGCTGAAATGGATGTACAATGCGCTGTATGTAAGGGTAAAGGATGCAGAGTATGTAAAGATAGTGGATGGTTGGAAATAATGGGATGCGGAATGGTAGACCCAGAGGTATTGAAAGCAGTAGGTTATGATCCTAATGAAGTAAGTGGATTTGCTTTTGGAGTTGGGATAGAAAGGGTAACTATGCTGAGACATGGAATAGATGATCTTAGAGCATTTTTTGAAAATGATATAAGATTTTTAAAACAATTTAAATAA